The Thermoplasmata archaeon DNA segment CAGAGTTGTTTTTGAGGTGAAGCTTGTGCGAGATGCTGGGGCAACCGCTGCTAAGCTCATGCTTCCCCCGATAATTTTCTGCATTGTCTCTGGGCTTTCGTTTTTCTTCAAAGCAGATAAGATTACTCACAGATTAGGACTTGGCACCAGCACACTGATTTCTGCAGTAATGTTCCACCTGAGCCAAACCACATCGCTGCCGCCGCTGCCCTCCCTTATCTTGATAGACAAAATTATGATTTCTGTATATGGCTTCCTAGCTTCTTCGCTTGTAGCCACAACTCTCATTTACATTGACGAAGAATTCTGGAAGCATGTGGACTACACCAAACAGGTGAACCGTTACGGAGCTGTCTTTACGATTGTGTTTCCGTTCGTGGTCTTTGCAGTACTCTACTATTTCGTTTAATCCTTTTAACTTTCCAGTATCTATATATACTTCTCTGCCTTCACACAAAACATGGAACTCCATCTCCTCGCGCTCTTGGTTCTCCTTCTCTTCCTGATTGCCTTCATTTATTCCAACATCGGGCTAGGTGGGGGCATGCTTTTTACACCCTTGCTCGTGGCTTTCGCATTCGCAGATAAGGACACAATTGTTTGCATCTCACTTTTTCTCGTATTCGCAACTTCAATTGCAGCTGCCTACAACCATTGGCGTGGCAAATTCGTGCAGTATCGCTATGCTTTCCTGATAGCCGCCTTTTCAATTCCTGGCTCAATCACAGGTGTTTTCATCGGTCTCCAGATTCACTATTCAATATTTTACCTTCTCTTTGCTATTCTCGCTTTTGCTGTGGGCGTTAAAATGCTGTATGATACAATGAAGAACAATACTTGCGTAGAAAAAAAAATTGAGAAAAAGGACTACATAATTGTCGCCTTGATTTCTTACTTTTCTGGCGTTGTTTCAGCGATTTTTGGTGTCGGAGGAGGTGTCTTCAATGTGCCAGTGCTTCTCTACCTCCTTTCCTGCAAAACCAAGGAGGCGAGCGGCACCTCCTCCTTCACAATCTGTCTCACGACCCTTGGAGGCATACTCACAAATGCTTTCCTGCTTCCTACATTTTCGACAGCAAGCTTTTCTGGCTTCTTACTAGCACCAATTGCCTTTCTAGGTGCATTTATTGGCTCTAGAATTGGAATAAAGAAATTTAAGGAAAAACCACTGAAAATAATTTTTATCAGCATGCTGTTCATTGCGGGAATCCAGATGGTGTGGGAGTTTTTAGGATGATTTTCCCTTCCCCTCTCCAAACCCCCTACTTTTTTTGCTTTTCCCCTGCCTTTTTCTATTTTTCCTTTCCACCCAATTTCTCCTCTTCGTCCTCGAGCCAGGAACCGCACTCTGCTGCGGTTTTGTAATCTTTAAGTGCACTTGCAAGTTCCATTGCACGCTTGTAATGCTTCGCAGCTCTGCTGTGTTCCCCAATGTGCGAATACGCATGGCCCAAATTGATGTGAGTAGGCAGAGTGCCAGCTACATCTCCAATCTTTTTCTGCAATTCAAATGCCCTGTTCAGATGCTCCAATGCCTTCTCATACTTCCTCTGCATCCCATAAATGATGCCCAGATTTCCATGACATACGATTTCGCTCTCAATCTCTGGAATCATTTTTCTGAGTTCGAGCGTTTTCTGGAATTCCTCAGCCGCCTTCTCCAGTTTCCTCTTTTCCAGGTATGCATTTCCCAGTTCCTCTCTCAGTTCCGCCTCGCATCGTTTATTCCCTTCAGCCACAAACATTGAAATGGCTTTGCAAAGATACTCAATCGCCCTGTCATACTTCCTCAGCTTTACATATCTTATTCCGAGCTCCCCGAGGTCGAAGGCAATCAGGTGCTCATCATCGAGCTTCCGGTGAATTTTCATTGCATACTCTACCAAATTCACGACCTTTTTGTGCTCGTCAGTTTTGGTAGCCACGCCAATATCAAGCATCAGTAGAAAACCCAGAAATCTCTCCTTTTCCTCCTGTTTCAAAAAACCCAGGGCAAGCTCAAATTCCCTGTCTGCCTCTTCCCACTTCCCCATTTCAACGAACCGCATCCCTCTCCCCAGATGTTTTGATTTCTCCTTATCTTTTTCTAATTCCCTCTCTATCTCTTTCACCGTTTTTCTAAACCCACGAACCTTTTTACCACGCAATTTCTCACTTCCTGAACTCCGGCTTCCTTTTTGCCAGAAATGCTTCAATTCCCTCCTTTGCTTCCCTGCCACTGAAAAGCAACGCAAAAGCCCTTGCCTCCATGTTCAACCCCTCTTGCAGGGGCAAATCCAGCGAGGCATTCATCAGATACTTTGCTGTTTTCAAAGCCACTCTGCCCAATCCCAGAAGTTTTCCAGCCAGTGCATCCACCTCTTTCTCAAGTTCCTCTGGTTTCACAACTCTATGCACAAGGCCCAGTTGTAATGCCTCAGCTGCATTTATCCGCTCGCCCAGCATTATCATCTGCTTCGCTTTAGCAATGCCAACAATCCTTGTCAGTTTCTGAGTTCCTCCGAAGCCAGGCACAAGTCCGAGCGTGATTTCAGGCAAACCAAGCAACGCATTTTCACTTGCAATTCTGAAATCGCAGCTCAATGCCAGCTCGAGCCCACCACCCAGTGCATACCCATTTATTGCTGCAATAACTGGAATTTCCATTTTCTCCAGCATCCCAAAGACCTTTTGGCCCTGCAGGGAATACTGCTCCGCCTCCACGGAACCAAACTCCTTCATCTCACTTATGTCCGCTCCAGCAACAAATGCCTTCCCTATTCCAGTTATCACAAGTACACCAACGCCCTCATCACAGCATGCCTCATAGAAGGCGCACTCAAGTTCTTTCAGCAGCTCACTGCTCAGTGCATTCAACTTCTCTGGCCTGTTTATCGCAACCAGACATTTTCCGTCTTTTTTCTCAACTTTCAGATACTTGTAATCCATTTTTTCACCCCATCTTCCGCTTTTCTCCACATCTAAGACATTCAAGAGTGTTACCGTCAATATACTTTGCATCAGTGGCACCACATCTCGGGCAGGTACCAACTGAAAACTGAAGCGAAACCAAGCCGCCTTCAACCTGTCTCCTGGTATCTTCTGATGCCCGAGGCGAAGAAACCAAGTTCATTTTCTCAAAGAACTTTTTAAGATACGCAAACAGGATAATTGGAGCCACAGCAATTGCAAACATCAGGATAACTACCTCTACGAATATGCCTGGCATGGCAAGGAGTTCTGCTGCGGGTGTAAGAATTTCCTTTACTGCGAGCATGTAGGTGATGTCCATGTAATCAAACGCAAAGTGCATCAGAATCGGTGCAAAAATTCCGCCTTTGAGATAAACATACCCGAATCCAAGGCCAGCGACGAAGGCGGGTAACACCTTGTAGATGTCCCAACCATAGAGAGCATGGGCAAGACCGAAAATCAGAGAGGAAATAAAAACAAGGATTCCAGAAATCCAGTCAAGCTTCTGTCCGCCAGTAAAAAATGCCTTGAAATTCACCTTCCTACTGACAATAAACTGGGCTGCAAACAGGGGTAGAGCGAGAAGCACAACCCTGACTGCGAATTCTTCGTAGATGGAGGCATTGGCAAGCAGCAGCATGTTTTCCCAGATTGGCTCAGTTTCAAATTCTGGTGTTTCAGGCGTTACATTTCCAGCAGAGAGCAGGAGATTGTAAACAATTGTGATGAACACAATTACGCAGAAAACTTCGCTGATTATGAGTAAGGGATTGTGCGAAGCAGTAAGCACATGTCTGCGTTCTCTTATCTCCTTCAAGCATCCGTTCCAGTTCAGCCATACGAGGAAAATTAAACCAAAGAAAAGAAGGAAAACCATGAAAAAGTAGTATGCAAGCACGAAATCGCCAGAGAGAGTGAAGAGGTGGATGTAATAGGGAACAAATAGACCAAAATCAAGTGAGGGATTGAGGAGAAGAATGTTTCTGGGCACAATGTAGAGTGAGTAGAGGAGTCCGAGATAGTTTGCGGAAATGAGCATCAGATAAAATCCAGCTACAAAAAGGAGCACTACGAATTTCATTGCTCTTGTGAGCATGCTCATTTGGTAATCACCTCACAACCAGTTTTACCGATAATCACAGTGTGCTCTGCTTGAGAGACTATGCCTTGCCTTGTATCTGACAAAATAGCGTATTCATAGAGAACTCCATACTTTATCAACTTGCTGAGCTTTTCCTGGGCATGCGCGTCCAGCTTCAAGCACCACCTGGGTGAGAAAGGCAGCGTAGCAAAATTCTGCTTGAGCATTGAATAAAATTCCTGAAGCTCTGGCTCCAGCTTTCGCTCCCTCACAATTCTCAGAATGTTACTTTTGCCATCAGAATCAACATAACCACTGCCTGTGCTTGCAAACGGCTCTATCGCCAGAACATCGTCTGCGACAATCACATCTGTATTGTTATCCAGAATGTTTGGAACGCTTTTACCTCCATGGAGCAGATACCTCTTGATTTCATGGCCTGTGAGATTTGAAACTGGCACAAAGCCAAGGGCCCTGATTGTTTCTTCTACTTTCCCGCCGATTTTTCTCACAGGCATAGCATGATTACATAGCCCGACTGCGTTCTCAAGGGCAATGTTTGCCGCATCCACAAGCATCCTGTAGCTCTCGCTTCCGCCTGCCTCAACAGTTATTGCAGTATCTGCAATGTAGCCATCCACATGCACACCCACATCCACCTTTACCAGGTTTCCGGAAACAATTTTTTTCTTATCATTGATTGCTGGCGAATAATGGGCTGCCTGATGGTCTGTGGCTAAATTTACAGGGAATGCTGGCTTCGCTCCTTTTTCCAGAATGTAATTCTCGATTTCCTCTGCAACCTCCAGATAGGTTTTTCCTTCCTTGATTAAATTCATACCTAGATTTCTCGCCTCACTTGCAATTTTTCCTGCCTTTCTGTATTTTGCCAGCTCTTCCTCATTCAAGAAAAAGCACCTCTCAGAAATTCGAGGGCGGAAGTTATGTGCTCATGCCCATCTGTCTCAGCATAGCCCTCATGTCCGGGGAAAAGCCCAGCCACATCAAGTTTTTCCAGGATTTCAATCGAGTGGAGGAGCGCCTGATAATCACCTGTGGGCAAATCCCATCTACCAGTTGAGCCATAGAGGAAAACTGTGTCACCGGAAAAAAGCCATTTTTGTGTTGGAAAGTAAATGGAAATGCTACCTTCCGTATGTCCGGGTGTAGAAATAACCTGCATCTCCTCCCAGTTAAATTCTTTCACATCTAGCACTGTAATTTCAGGCAGTGCCATTCCGAACGCGTACGCGCATGTGCTTCTCCCATCCCTGGAGTTTATTGCCTCTGCCTCAATTTTGCAGGAATAAACTTTTGTGTTGAAATGCCTTGCAATCGTTTCAGCCCCGCCAATGTGGTCCATGTGCCTGTGTGTCAGAATCAGTGCGTCAAGTTTTTTATTTCCAAGTAATGCTGCAATCCTCTCTATGATTGCCTCCAATTCTACTCCTAGCCCAGCATCAATTAAGACATTCCTATTTCCTTTCACCAAGTAGATGTTTGAACTATAGCCCTCTCCAAGGATTGGATAAACCTGCATCACCATCGCTCCTGATGGAGGTATTCTTCAATAGGTGCACGCTTTCGCATTTCTGGCTGTTCGGCAGGATAGCCAACAGGAATAATTATTACAGGTCTTGCATACTCTGGTATTTGCAGGATTTTTCTCACCGCTTCCTCGTCAAAAGCCCCTACCCAGCAAGTTCCAAGCCCATGCTCAAGGGCTGCAAGCATAATCAGCATTGCAGATGCGGCTGTGTCCTGATATGTGTAGAGCGTTGTCCCTCTGCTTCCATACCTTTTTATTTTCTTTTCATTCGTGCAAATGACAATATCCACTGGTGCTTCAGCTACAAAATCCTGATTAAGTGCTGCCTTTGCCAGTGCCTCTCTTGTTTTTTTATCTCTCACCACTATGAAGTCCCTTGCCTGCAGGTTGCCAGCAGAAGGTGCCATATTTCCAACTTCAAGAAGTTTCTTCACAACCTCATCAGCCACATCCTTCTCCTGATATTTTCTCACAGACCTTCGGTTTGCAATCGCATCCATCAATTCCATGGGTTCCTGCATTCTATCCATAAAAATAAACCTTTCTCAGAACCCTTTTCAGGGTGCTTCGCACCCCGAAAAGGTTTCATCCAAAATGGGGGTAGGTTCGGAGATGCTGAAAGCATCCCCTTAATGCGGGTTAGCGTAAGGGTGCCAACCCTCGGGGGTTACCGTAAGGGGCGTAGCCCCTCGTGGTACCGTAGGGTGCAACCCCGTAATCATACAATCATAATCTTTTCTCCTGTCTCCATGTACACAATTGATTTGCAGAGGTATGTGGTGTGGTCTCCAATTCTCTCAAGATAGCGGACGATCAGTACACTTGAGATTATACATTGTGTGGTTGCTGGCGTGTGAGCAGATAATCTGTCAAAGAAGTCAAAGTACATTTTATCCAATTCGTGTTCCCGAGTAGAAATGTTTTCTGCAAGGGTCGGTGAATAGTTCTTAAGTGCATCTATGCTCATTTTTACCATCGCTAGAGTTTTTTCTCCCATTTCTGTAATGTAATCAACAATCCATGGCTCGCAATGGCATAAGCCACCAGTACGCCTGTTCGTGAAGGAAATGTCTAATGCATATCTTCCAAATCTGGCAAAATCATATGCAATTTTCATCGAGGACTTGATTTTTCTCAGGTCTGATGCCACAGGTTGATACCTAGCAATTATCTCTACCACTTTCTCCTCTACAGCATCTTCCATGCTCATCAGCTTGTTTGAAATTTCTCTTACCTCACTATAGTTTTCTGTACAGGTTATGCATTCAGAAATTGCGAGCGATACCACTTTGTAGGCCAGTTCGCCCATCTCATACATCATGTTGGATAGTTCGTCCAAGCTTGCTTCAATCATTCTTGTCATTTCATCACCTCATCCAAATTCTCCTGTGATGTACCTTTCTGTCAGCTCGTGCTGGGGATTTTCGAAGACCTCTGTGGTTTTCCCATACTCCACAAGCTTACCCATGTAGAGAAAAGCCACATTATCCGAAACCCTTGCCGCCTGCTGTACATTGTGAGTGACAATGATCACCGTGTATTTTTTTGCGAGCTCCTGCATTAACTCCTCGATCTTTGCAGTTGCAATAGGGTCCAGCGCACTGCAGGGTTCATCCATCAGGATTACATCTGGCTTTACAGCAAGTGCCCTTGCAATGCAGAGTCGCTGCTGCTGTCCACCGGACAAACTGAATGCACTCTCGTGCAACCTATCCTTCACCTCATCATACAGGGCGGCTCCTTTTAAGCTCTCTTCCACAATTTTTGTCATGGTCTTTCCATCAGCCATCTTGTGAATCCGTAATCCAAAAGCCACATTCTCAAATATAGATTTCGGCAGTGGGTTCGGTCTCTGGAAAACCATGCCAATGCGTCTTCTCAACTCATATACATCTGTTTTTTCGTCATAGATATTTTTGCCATCAAGGTAAACTGCACCTTTTGTCTTGCAGCCCTCTATGATTTCGTTCATTCTGTTGAGACAGCGAAGTAATGTGCTTTTTCCGCATCCGGAAGGGCCCATTATCGCAGTTACTGCATTTTCCTGAATTTCCAAACTTATGTCCTTGAGGACATGATTGTTCTTGAACCAGAGATTCAGCCCTTCTATTTTCACCTGAGCCATGGTTGTTTCCTCCTGTAGTGAATTCTGAGAATGATTGCAGCTACTGCAAATACAATCACAATAATGAAAAGGACTAAAGCTACACCAAAAACCTTGTCGGGTGTTTCACCGAGCGCCACAATTTTGACATAGAGATTAAATGCTAGAGCCATAATAGGGTCGAGGGGTGTTTTTGGAAGTCCGCGTGTCACCATCACGCATGAAGTGAAAAGAATTGCAGCGGTTTCACCAGCCACTCTTGCAATACCTAGCAGGATACTTGTAATTATCCCTGGTGCAGCTGCAGGGAGGGTTATAGTATGGGATACCTGCCACTCAGAAGACCCAAGTGCAAGGGCCCCCTCCTTGAAACTGCTGGGAACCATTTTTATCGCTTCTTCAGACCCTCTTATCACTATGGGCAGCATCATCAGGGAAAGGGTGAGCCACCCGGCAGCAAGGGAGATTCCAAAACCAAGCTGTCTGCAGAAAAAGGCATACCCAAAAAGTCCAATGACAATCGAGGGAAGCCCAGCCAGGTTGTTGATGGCCTGGTCTATCAATCTAGTTATTCTATTCTTTGGAGCATACTCAACGAGATAAAGGGCAGCCAACACACCTATTGGGCCTGCAACGGCAGCAGAACCTAGAAGAAGATAGATTGTCCCTATGACCATTTCAAACATTCCGCCGTTCAGCACAGGGGTTGTGAGGGACGAGGATGAAAGTGTGCCTGCACCAGAAAGCAAAATTGCAGTTATCCAGAGAAAGGCAAGCAGGCAGATTGCAGTGCAAAGTCCGAAGATTGAAAATATTGTCAACTCCTTTGTCCGTTTCCCTCTGTGTCTCATTTTTTCGCTCCCTTTTTGCTTCCTTTATTTATGATAATATCCGCTAGTGTATTCACAATGAATGTGATGATGAAGAGGATTAAACCCAACCCGAACAATGCACTGTATTCCAAACTTCCAACAGAAGCCTCACCCATCTGCATTGCAATGGCACCAGTTAGAGTGTAAACTGGAGATAGAAAGTTCCATGGAGGCGAAGGAATAACCGCGGTGTTCCCAGCCACCATCAAAACAGCCACGGTCTCACCGATGGCTCTTCCAAACCCCAAAAGAATTCCAGCAATTACGCCTGACTTTGCGGTGGGCAACACCACATGTCTAATTGTTTGCCATTTAGTGGCTCCCAAAGCCAGTGCGGCTTCTTTGTAGTCCTTTGGGACTGCAGAAATTATCTCACTGGAAACTCCAACGATTGTGGGTATGGTCATTATTGCAAGAATGATTGCTGCAGTCAGCGCTACAGTGCCGCTCGGAATGGAAAATAATGACGCAATGAACGGTGCAACAACCAGAATTCCTATAAATCCGTAGATGATTGAGGGAATGGAGGCGAGAAGTTCTATCATTGATTTTAGAATGTCTTTGATTGAAAATGGCACAATCTCTGATATGAAAACAGATGTGCCAAGGGCAAGGGGAACTGCAATAGCCAGTGCACCGACAACAATCATCAAGGAACCGTAGATTAACGGCAATGCTCCATACAAATCAGAATTTGTCTCCCAGACGGGACCAACAACAAAACCCACACCGAACATCAAGAGTGCCTGGGCACCTTCTTTCAGGATAAACACAAGCATCAAAAATAAGAAAATTATTGAAATAAAACTGGAGAAAAAAAGAAGCCCTCTCACTGGCTCCCTTCGGATGGATTTAAAAAATTTCATCAGTTTAAATTTTAGTGCCATGGTATCACGACACGCTTAGTTTCCGTGGAGGTAGGGCAGCTTCAGATACCCATTTTTTTCCACGATTTGCTGTCCATCCTTTGAAAGGACAAAGTCAATGAAACGGTCTGCTAACGACCCGCTCTTTGGCTGCCCGTTTGTCACCAAGTAGAGGTACCTGGAAATTGGGAAGTCGCCCTTTGCAATTGATTCTTTTGTCGGAGTAACGTATGGCATTCCATCCGCCTTTGCTAAGGAAACTGCATGCATGTTGCTGGAGAGGAAACCGAAGCCAACATACCCGATTGAATACGGTGTTGTCTCCACCTTGGTTCTGACTGCAGGATTACTGGGCTGTACACTGGCACTGGATACTACAGTATAGTTCCAGGGATGCATTGTAAACTCTTCAAATGTGGCTCTTGTACCAGAACCGGGCTCTCTGACCACAACAATAATCTCCTTATGGGGAAGATAGGGCTTCACCTCATCCCAGTATTTATAGACCCCTCCAAAGATTTTACCGACTTCTTGCAATGTCAGGTTAAGGGGTGCACTTGAATTTCCAACTGCTGGATGTACTACCACACAAACTGCATCTAAGGCAATCTGGTGTAGCCAGAGATCCACACTCTTGTTTTTCGCCTTCTGGATTTCGTTACTCTTCGGGTCTCTGGAAGCCATGCCAATGTCAACAACTCCATCAATAATGTTGCTGTAGCCAACTCCAGTGCCACCACCCTGAACTGTTATTGTTACACCCGAGTATTTGTTCATCATGACCACTGCACTCTCGTTTGCAATCGGGAGAACCGTGGTAGAGCCAGAAATTTTTATGCTCTCAGTTCTCCATGCACTGTCCTCATTATTCCCTCCGCTTTGCTGTGGTGTCACACTGGCCATTCCGACAAAGTAGCCACCGAAAAACCCTATTGCCAACAACACAACAATCGTTGCTACCAGAGCGCCTGTTCCAATTCCTGCGTTTTCCTTCCGCTTTATCATGGTTTCACCTGTTTATGTATATGGTGGAAAAACCTATATACTTTGTCCGAATAGGGTATAGTGATAAATATGAACTATATAGATAATACGGAAAATATAGAGAAATCTAAGACAGGGGAGCAAACTCACGAAGAAGTGAGAAAAATTCAGTTTACTGGTAAGTCCACCTATGTGGTTTCCTTACCGAAAAAGTGGGTCAGTTTCTGGGGACTGAAAGCTGGGAGCCAGGTAACGATTTATCAGAAAGGAGACTCTCTGGTTCTGACACCTCGTGGCTCTGGACGCCCTCAAGAACGCTCAAATATCGCATTGATTAAAGTTTCCAGTGACGACGAAGCCGATGCTATTGGAAGAAAGATAATTGCCCTCTATCTGCTAGGATACAAATATATCTATATAAAAACGGATGAGAAAAGTATAGATACGCTCCAAAGAACGAGAATAAAAGACCTGATAAGAAAAAAACTGGTTGGTACAGAGATAATATCAGAAACAGAAGAAGAAATCAAAATACAGGTGTTGGTGAGATACCCAGACCTCTCAATCGAAAATGCATTGAAAAGAATGTGCCTCATCGCTAGTTTCATGCACGAAAAATCTATTCAAGCATTGAAGAACCAAGATAAGAAACTTGCAAGCGAGATAATAAATCTAGATGATGAAGTGGACAGATTTGGATTATATGTTGTTCGCCAGTTGAAAGCGGCTGTGGTAGATGAGCAGGTACTCCAGGAGATAGGGCTATCGAGCCGTCAGGATTGCCTTGGCTACAGAGTGATTGTGAAATTTGTAGAAAGAATTGCAGACCATGCGACTACAATTGCTAAATCTATAATAGAAACTGATATTAAGATTACCGATAAGGAATATACACACATTCTCGAGATGAGCAATCTTGCAAGAAAATCATTTGAGGATGCAATTAAAGCCCTTTTCACTAAGGATTGCACACTGGCGGAAGAGGTGATTTCAAATGAAAGAAACACTGTGATTATGGAAGGGCAAGCGATAAAAGAGCTCCAGTCAAGAAGAAAAATCTCAGAGATAGCCAACATGAGAATGATTTTAGAGAGCATAAGAAGGTGTGCGGAGTATGCTTGTGATATTGCAGAGGTTGTGATAAATCTAAATATCGAAAATGAACTAGCAGAGAAAAAGAATTTTCAACGAACCATTAATAGTTAGGAGAAGAACATTGACATTATTCAATTTTTCCAGTTTATTTGGGATACTGATTTCTCAGAAAAGTTTATCGGTAGAAAGTTAATCTCCTGAGAGAAATGAAACATGCATCTGTTGGCTTGCTAGCTCAATTTCTCATGATCTGGTTGTTCATATCTCCAGCTTTGGCTGTCTCTTTTCCGCAAACTCAGGAGGAGGCGACATTGTTTCCGACCACTACAAGTGGCTGGTGTATGTATATGGGAGACCCAAGAAGAACTGGCTTTGTGGATACCTACATTCCAGCAGAGGTAGAAGTAAGGTGGGAGAGATGCCAACCATCAATTTCAACCACTTCCGTAGTTTCCGATGGAATCTATGCCTATCTGACGCCTCAAACTAGCAATCTCACAGCGGTTTCTGTAGAAAGCAATACAACCTTGTGGGAGTATGCTGTGGGCACTGTGTTTGCTACGCCTCTGATTGTGGACAATTTTCTGATTGTGGGGAATGCAGAGGGAATTCTCTACTTTTTCGAGCGATACTCTGGCTATCTTCATAGGCAGGTGTTTATTGGACATGGGTGCTACCAGCACCTGCTCTACTGGAACAACACTATATTTGCAGCAGGTAAAAACTGGTTGACCGCGGTGGATGCCGACGGAACAATTCTTTGGTCGCAGTACTTTGAAAAAGAAATCACAGTGCCACCTCTTGCATATTTAAACTCTCTTTACATTCTAACTGAAAACAAGATTTGGTGTTTTAACCAGAATAAGACAATCTGGGAGAGAGAGTTTAATATGAATTTCACATCTGCAATGGTCGCCTCTGGCAATCTCATAGTAACAACCGAAAATGGAAAAATTCTGGCACTGAACGCTTTGGGAGGAGAAACAAAATGGGAGCAGGACATGGGTTGTGAGGCCTTTTCTCCTGCCTACTCTAATGGACTTCTTTTTACGGCGACCAGAAATGGCACTCTTTACACACTCTCTGCTCAGGATGGTTCTGACCTCTGGAATTTTTCCACTGCTTCTGAGTGTTTCCAGTCACCCGTGGTAAATCGCTACAACATTCTCTTCGCCTCTGGCAATACCCTTTACT contains these protein-coding regions:
- a CDS encoding PQQ-binding-like beta-propeller repeat protein; translation: MIWLFISPALAVSFPQTQEEATLFPTTTSGWCMYMGDPRRTGFVDTYIPAEVEVRWERCQPSISTTSVVSDGIYAYLTPQTSNLTAVSVESNTTLWEYAVGTVFATPLIVDNFLIVGNAEGILYFFERYSGYLHRQVFIGHGCYQHLLYWNNTIFAAGKNWLTAVDADGTILWSQYFEKEITVPPLAYLNSLYILTENKIWCFNQNKTIWEREFNMNFTSAMVASGNLIVTTENGKILALNALGGETKWEQDMGCEAFSPAYSNGLLFTATRNGTLYTLSAQDGSDLWNFSTASECFQSPVVNRYNILFASGNTLYCLKQNTGEVIWSIGFDANLISELSLVSSNIFVGDSQGRIYCISAPKPELKVSVYPSQPTLYERTQVRITFSVVAGIMPAMNASVNLSVPAGALSNYSGFTDADGIFAVVYTAPAVKNKENITLSAIFSFPGYRNTTKNITITVHPTPSVELNLSLEEMPVYAGSTVKIKITVLRDGKLVQGASVYAWCGNEVIATGYTDANGSFEFTYRVPEVREETTIKIEARVYGTVSAPFLEKNATLSIVVLPLQHGEEGRETQIYASLAVASALLLLFAFWNFWEWRKSKL
- a CDS encoding phosphate ABC transporter substrate-binding protein, with translation MIKRKENAGIGTGALVATIVVLLAIGFFGGYFVGMASVTPQQSGGNNEDSAWRTESIKISGSTTVLPIANESAVVMMNKYSGVTITVQGGGTGVGYSNIIDGVVDIGMASRDPKSNEIQKAKNKSVDLWLHQIALDAVCVVVHPAVGNSSAPLNLTLQEVGKIFGGVYKYWDEVKPYLPHKEIIVVVREPGSGTRATFEEFTMHPWNYTVVSSASVQPSNPAVRTKVETTPYSIGYVGFGFLSSNMHAVSLAKADGMPYVTPTKESIAKGDFPISRYLYLVTNGQPKSGSLADRFIDFVLSKDGQQIVEKNGYLKLPYLHGN
- the pstC gene encoding phosphate ABC transporter permease subunit PstC, whose protein sequence is MALKFKLMKFFKSIRREPVRGLLFFSSFISIIFLFLMLVFILKEGAQALLMFGVGFVVGPVWETNSDLYGALPLIYGSLMIVVGALAIAVPLALGTSVFISEIVPFSIKDILKSMIELLASIPSIIYGFIGILVVAPFIASLFSIPSGTVALTAAIILAIMTIPTIVGVSSEIISAVPKDYKEAALALGATKWQTIRHVVLPTAKSGVIAGILLGFGRAIGETVAVLMVAGNTAVIPSPPWNFLSPVYTLTGAIAMQMGEASVGSLEYSALFGLGLILFIITFIVNTLADIIINKGSKKGAKK
- a CDS encoding PhoU domain-containing protein, with translation MNYIDNTENIEKSKTGEQTHEEVRKIQFTGKSTYVVSLPKKWVSFWGLKAGSQVTIYQKGDSLVLTPRGSGRPQERSNIALIKVSSDDEADAIGRKIIALYLLGYKYIYIKTDEKSIDTLQRTRIKDLIRKKLVGTEIISETEEEIKIQVLVRYPDLSIENALKRMCLIASFMHEKSIQALKNQDKKLASEIINLDDEVDRFGLYVVRQLKAAVVDEQVLQEIGLSSRQDCLGYRVIVKFVERIADHATTIAKSIIETDIKITDKEYTHILEMSNLARKSFEDAIKALFTKDCTLAEEVISNERNTVIMEGQAIKELQSRRKISEIANMRMILESIRRCAEYACDIAEVVINLNIENELAEKKNFQRTINS